AGACTTcaggggggtgttggtgtatagaTTTAGGTTCATCTAGGCCCATGTACAGACTACTATATAGctcacccttctagggtttggaggaatacattgAGTAATTTCCCTCTAGCAGATATATCCTAGGATCTCTAGCACTTATTGACTGTATATTACCTTTCTTATGGATCCAGGCAAAGAGGGATTTGAAAGACGCAGAAAATGCAATTATTGGTGCTTTTGCTGGTACAACTGAATTTCCCTGCTAGGCTGGTTTCCTGTATATTCCAATTTGCTATTCCTTACTATATTTTATCAAGCTTGTGCACCTTTGGTATCCTACAAGCATTTATATGAATATTTCTTTTCAAGTTTTCTTAGGGTTCCATGCAATTTTTCGTATCTCTTTCTTGCTAAAGTAACATTGGCTTTATCAAGTGCAATCATCCTTTGTGTTGCAATCATGCAATCATTCTGTTGAGACACCAAAGCGACATGATAGAACTATAGAAGGCAAGAAAAATTCTAGATTGGCTTTCGATGAGCTTAACCCATGTCTAAAAATTTAAGCACCAGaaattccaggcaaatcataaATCAATGGAGAAAACACACATTACGACCTTCAAACTTTTTAAGCCTTCTAATTTTAACCTTGAATTACCAAACAATTTGCACTCTTCAACTGTGGCTACTGACTGCACCAGAATCCAAAATCCAGATTAGCTTTGCTGACATGGACACATGGTACCAATGTACTGGTGGTTTTTACATGTGGGTGCTGACTCCCCTACCAAaccagaatatatatatataagtgtttCCTTTTTAAATATTGCATCTCAAGAGCGAATTGCACTCTTGTTGCCGTACCCTTCTATTGTCCTATGCATGATGGTAGGTTTAATCTCCACTTCATATTGTCAGGTGCCATTACTGGCGCTCTAACAACACCCCTCGATGTCATGAAGACAAGATTGATGATTCAGGTAGATCTTGCACCTACAGGACATCTGGTTTTTTTGTGAATCACTGCGATATCTAACTCTATATCGCTGAACCAAAAGAGAGCCTCTGAAGGCCTCGGCGTTGTTTCCGCCAATCCCGTCATTCCGGGTGTTTTTTGCCTCCTTAATTTTCTTTTGCTAATTGTGTTCCGTGTGCAAAGTCTGCTTGGGGCCCACGGGAGGTTTATTTGCTTCTTGGCATGGACATGTTTGCTGCCTCTGTTTGGGCCGTTGGTGTCTCATTGGCTGCTCAATGTGTTCCCCGTGTGTGCTGATTATTTTGGCCTCTTTTCGTTGTTGGACGGTGGGCTGCCCGGGGAGCGTACTTCGTACGATATATTTCTCTTGTGCGCTGCCCTGCTGTTGACCTGTTGGCACCCCCATCCTACAGTTGTGCATGCCCTGCTTCCGTCGCCAACCGGAGCTCCTCAGGTGTGTTGCCGAGCACGCGTCTCCTCATTTCCTTCTTCGGTAAGCTCTGGTCCTTTTCCTTCGTTCTTCTGTGCTAAGTTCTTGGATCTCCTAGCTTCTTTCCAGTGATTTGCCTTGCTTTGTTCTCTAGTACTTTATAATCCTCTGTGCTTTGCAGGGACAGGCAAACCAATATAGAGGATTCATAGACTGTGCTCAAACTATTCTGCGGGAGGAAGGCACTGGTGCCTTCTTGAAGGTACAACTTTTGCAACTGAAGTAGATTCAGTAACAAGAATTTACACGAGTCCACAATGACAATGAGAAATGACACAAATTTTACATTCCGTTGCATTTCAAATACATTGTGGTCCATGTTTGAAAATTTTCGCTTGTTACATGTCTCCTATCTTGATATCATCCTGGTGGCAGGGTATCGAGCCAAGGGTATTGTGGGTAGGCATCGGCGGATCAATCTTCTTCGGGGTTCTGGAGAAAACAAAATCGGTTCTAGCTCAGAGGAGCAGCCGTAGGGATGCTAAGCTCAAACTTTAGAAGAGGGTGGACCGGTGGATGATAGATTATGGAATCATAAAAATTTCCCTGGGGAACTTTGGTGCCCCGGTTCACATTCCATCATGTCCCATTCGAGCAATGTTGATTCGTCTTGCTTGAGCGAGAGTTCTTGGTTTTCCTTTGGGTTCAAAGTCCTCTTCTAGGGTGGTCACTGCTTTGAGATCATTCGGGTGAGAAGACACAATTGTGGAAGGTGGATTCTGTGGTGTCACAGAGAACGAGACCCGCGTACGGAGTTGGATTTCGCCGTACGTCTAGGCCCATCGGCAACTGCCACAGGGGAGGGAACCCACCGGTCGGCCACTGAAGGCGACGGAGACCTCCTCGCCCCTTGGAGcggcctctgcaagctctcccTCTTCTTGTGGCCTGCTAGGTGAGATGTGCTTTCGTTGTGGTTGCTTCAGGATCCGGACACCAATCAGGCACGTTGATAGCAGGCAAAGGTCAAACTGTATtgaaaatggagggagtattgaaaaaaaaaaagcaaaacacATCTATGATGTCCtctttttccatcctacttcacCACAATACTTAAAATACCGTAGCGATAGGAAAGCCTTGGGGCAGCTAGTCTGTGTGGCTGAAAGATTGCCACTTCCCTATTTGTTTTCTGCAGTATTTTTAGCCTATGTCACATCAAAAAAATCTTTTCATTTAgaaatatcaaataaaatttgtttaagacagatgggtgctaattcatgagatgaatctgatgagccaaattaatctataatttgctataatgatgctatagtaatcattcactaattatagattaatatacctcattcgATTCATCTCACAATTTAGCCTGGAGTTCTgcagttaattttataattaaattttacTTAACACTAATAAATatcaagattctctttgatgtgacagTGTAAAGTCTGGCCTAAGGATCCAAACAAGTCGTAGGGGCTCCAGAGAATGCGGCAGTAGTACAGCACCTTGCAGTAAAGTCCCAGCAACATCATCGATGGATAGATATAGACTGAACCGTATATAATGCTGTATTGTAACGAACTCGAAAATAATAAAACGTAAAAATATAACAAAATCCGTTCATAAAAAAACTGATTGTAGAAAACAAAATTAGCCACGATCCGTACAGGATCTTCGACCGTGGCAGCATACGGATAAATTATTTTGTTATTTTATATTGATCAGTTTAACTTTCTTTTTTTATCATGGATGGTCCGCATTTTGTTATATATTGATCAGTTaagcttctgctgctgcagagAAGTGCAGGAAGAAGCAGCCGCACCGCATCCTCGGCCGGTCGTCGACGACGGTGCCGGCCGCCAAGCCGCACGTCGTGCTGGTGCCGTTCCCGGCGCACGGCCACGTCGCGCCGCACGTGCAGCTCGGGCGCAGGGCGCATCCTCCGCGCCCACGTCACGAGTCTCATGACTCACGCTTAGGGTGCTAATAGACCATGGCTCTAAGCATCTCCACCATTCCTTCAATAATTTTTCTTAATAATTGGAATTGAAGGAGTTACTTTTTCAGTCTCCTAATAACTTTCTCCCGGGTCATTTGTTGGGATGTTCCAATAATTattgagaaaaaagaaagattttAGGAGACTGCTGGAGCACTAATTTCTTATCTACTCTCACGATATGGTAATTGCATTAGGGATTGAAAGACTGTTGAAGATACTCTAATTGTTTCTTCATAATTCTACTTAGCTTttattttttagctcaaaattatgtAAGATTAAAGTCCGATTTTTTACACTTAGATTATGTATGGGGAAATTAAGATGATTTACCACCCCTAATCACACTCGTCCACACTGAAGtgcaccaccgccggccgccatctTGCGCGCAAGGAGAGGCGGCGGCATCACACCCCGGCGGATGAGGGCGGCCTCAACGTCGTAGTTATCCCGGACGGACTGTCGCTGGAGGACTCGCCGCGGACTCACCACGAGGCGATGGAGCGCAACAGCCTCGAGCCGCGCTGCCCCACGACGGGACATAAAGTG
This portion of the Panicum virgatum strain AP13 chromosome 2N, P.virgatum_v5, whole genome shotgun sequence genome encodes:
- the LOC120658076 gene encoding uncharacterized protein LOC120658076 isoform X2; the encoded protein is MSKNLSTRNSRQIINQWRKHTLRPSNFLSLLILTLNYQTICTLQLWLLTAPESKIQISFADMDTWYQCTGGFYMCHYWRSNNTPRCHEDKIDDSVVHALLPSPTGAPQGQANQYRGFIDCAQTILREEGTGAFLKGIEPRVLWVGIGGSIFFGVLEKTKSVLAQRSSRRDAKLKL
- the LOC120658076 gene encoding uncharacterized protein LOC120658076 isoform X1 — its product is MSKNLSTRNSRQIINQWRKHTLRPSNFLSLLILTLNYQTICTLQLWLLTAPESKIQISFADMDTWYQCTGGFYMCHYWRSNNTPRCHEDKIDDSVVHALLPSPTGAPQVCCRARVSSFPSSGQANQYRGFIDCAQTILREEGTGAFLKGIEPRVLWVGIGGSIFFGVLEKTKSVLAQRSSRRDAKLKL
- the LOC120658076 gene encoding S-adenosylmethionine carrier 1, chloroplastic/mitochondrial-like isoform X3 produces the protein MDPGKEGFERRRKCNYWCFCWCHYWRSNNTPRCHEDKIDDSVVHALLPSPTGAPQVCCRARVSSFPSSGQANQYRGFIDCAQTILREEGTGAFLKGIEPRVLWVGIGGSIFFGVLEKTKSVLAQRSSRRDAKLKL
- the LOC120658076 gene encoding probable S-adenosylmethionine carrier 2, chloroplastic isoform X4 translates to MDPGKEGFERRRKCNYWCFCWCHYWRSNNTPRCHEDKIDDSVVHALLPSPTGAPQGQANQYRGFIDCAQTILREEGTGAFLKGIEPRVLWVGIGGSIFFGVLEKTKSVLAQRSSRRDAKLKL